The following are encoded together in the Monodelphis domestica isolate mMonDom1 chromosome 5, mMonDom1.pri, whole genome shotgun sequence genome:
- the BTG1 gene encoding protein BTG1, which translates to MHPFYSRAATMIREIAAAVAFISKFLRTKGLTSERQLQTFSQSLQELLAEHYKHHWFPEKPCKGSGYRCIRINHKMDPLIGQAAQRIGLSSQELFRLLPSELTLWVDPYEVSYRIGEDGSICVLYEASPAGGSTQNSNNVQMVDSRISCKEELLLGRTSPSKNYNMMTVSG; encoded by the exons ATGCATCCCTTCTACAGCCGGGCCGCCACCATGATCCGCGAGATCGCCGCCGCCGTGGCCTTCATCTCCAAGTTCCTCCGCACCAAGGGGCTCACGAGCGAGCGGCAGCTGCAGACCTTCAGCCAGAGCCTGCAGGAGCTGCTGGCAG AACATTACAAACATCACTGGTTCCCAGAAAAACCCTGCAAGGGATCAGGTTACCGTTGTATTCGCATCAACCATAAAATGGATCCTCTGATCGGACAGGCAGCCCAGCGGATCGGACTGAGCAGTCAGGAGCTGTTCCGGCTTCTTCCAAGTGAACTCACACTCTGGGTGGACCCTTATGAAGTGTCTTACCGCATTGGAGAGGATGGCTCGATCTGTGTGCTGTACGAAGCTTCGCCAGCAGGAGGTAGCACTCAGAATAGCAACAACGTGCAAATGGTAGACAGCAGAATCAGCTGTAAGGAGGAACTTCTCTTGGGCAGAACAAGCCCTTCCAAGAACTACAATATGATGACTGTATCAGGTTAA